The segment AAATGCTACGGGGCAGTATCAATATTCTAATTGTTTTGTCTGGAATTCTGTATGTCACCCTGAGTATTCTTGCCATAAGAAAATATAAAAGACTGATCTCTGAGTTATATTCCAACACCGAAAAAATTAACCTGGATTGGGGATATTATCTAATCACGAGCATTGCCCTAATATGGATCGCCGTTATTTTCAAGTATGATATTTTGATTTTCTCACTGGTGGTACTATTTATTTTACTAACCACTTATTTTGGGATCAGCCGCGTTGGTATTTTAAACGTAACTCTCCCAAAAACAGATGGTATTGAAGGTGTTAGTGAAGGCGAGCCTGAAGCGGAAAATAATCCTGTGACAGCAAAATATCAGAAAACTTTTGTTAACAAAGACACCATTCAAAACATTTATAAACAGCTGATTTACCAAATGGAAAATGAAAAGATATATACCGATCCTGAACTGAATCTAAATCAGGTTGCAGAGTTGCTTGATGTTCATCCAAATATATTGTCTCAGACAATTAACTCTTTGGAGAATAAAAATTTCTACGATTACATTAACCGGCATCGCATTGAAGAGTTCAAAAGAATAGCTGTCCTTCCAGAAAATCAGAAATTCACCATTTTCGCGTTAGCCTTGGAAAGTGGATTTAATTCCAAGACTTCATTTAATAGAAATTTTAAAAAATATATGCACTGCTCACCCAGAGAATTTTTAAAAGATAAAAATCTAACTGCCGAATAATTTCTTCTAGGATGTCAAATAAATATATAGGTTAAATCTCGAATTTATAGCCTCAGAATTGGTTCCACCTTTCATTTTGGAACAGTTAAGTCTTCTGTAATTCCCATGTTTACAGAAAATTTAATCAACTTTTATGAAAAAGTTACTGTTCGTACTTATCTGTGTTCTTGCGCTACTCATCGGAACTTATCCTATCATTTATGTCTTTGTGGATCATAAAAATACTTTTCTGAATTCTAAATCTTCAGAAGTATTAGATAATATAGCCTGGAAATCTACTTTTTTTGCGCATATTATTTTCGGAGGTATTTCTCTTTTTATAGGATGGCGACAATTTGGCCCTAAGTTCAGACATAAGCACTTGAACTTGCACAGAATCATCGGAAAAGTGTATGTGATGTCTGTAATCATCAGTTCGATAGCGGGTATTTATATAGGCTTTTATGCTAATGGCAGTGCTGTATCAGCTACCGGATTTATTTTTTTAGGAATAATCTGGCTTATTACTACTCTTACAGCGGTTGTACAGATCAGAAGAGGCCACATACAAAACCATCAGCAGTTAATGACCTATAGTTTTGCCTGTGCGTTTGCAGCTGTTACACTCCGGTTGTGGTATCCGTTGTTAGTAAAAATTACAGAAGACCCTTCTTTCTCTTATATGGTTGTAGCCTGGCTGTGCTGGGTTCCCAATCTTATAGTGGCTAATTTTATTAATAAAAAAGTTTGCAAAATATAACCAGCCCTAAAAACGGATATATGTTTAGGGACATAAGTAAATAGTTACACCAAAGCAATTTCTTTTTTATTTATAAGTTTGGTTGTTCTGGAATTATAACTATTTCTCTGAAAAGTAAACCTTTAGCGCATTAATTTAGTGGATTAG is part of the Xanthocytophaga agilis genome and harbors:
- a CDS encoding DUF2306 domain-containing protein is translated as MKKLLFVLICVLALLIGTYPIIYVFVDHKNTFLNSKSSEVLDNIAWKSTFFAHIIFGGISLFIGWRQFGPKFRHKHLNLHRIIGKVYVMSVIISSIAGIYIGFYANGSAVSATGFIFLGIIWLITTLTAVVQIRRGHIQNHQQLMTYSFACAFAAVTLRLWYPLLVKITEDPSFSYMVVAWLCWVPNLIVANFINKKVCKI
- a CDS encoding helix-turn-helix domain-containing protein, whose protein sequence is VWFLVIGIHLIFFLLFFSGGYVRFPHFLGLEIPLPLIHGPMLYLYIRCLINQYIHKKIWLLHLAPPLIIYVILLNFFLLSPQEKIYVYQHDGGTYKMLRGSINILIVLSGILYVTLSILAIRKYKRLISELYSNTEKINLDWGYYLITSIALIWIAVIFKYDILIFSLVVLFILLTTYFGISRVGILNVTLPKTDGIEGVSEGEPEAENNPVTAKYQKTFVNKDTIQNIYKQLIYQMENEKIYTDPELNLNQVAELLDVHPNILSQTINSLENKNFYDYINRHRIEEFKRIAVLPENQKFTIFALALESGFNSKTSFNRNFKKYMHCSPREFLKDKNLTAE